From the genome of Planctomycetota bacterium:
GCTCGCGCTACCTTCCCCAGTCGCTTCGCGAGACGCCCGTCCCCGAAGAACGCCGCGCCATCAACGTCCTCATCACCCAGGTCCTCGCCCGCGCGACGCCTTACCGCCTGACGGATGCGTTCTGCGGGTTCAAGGCCTACCGCGTCGCGGCCCTTGCGCGTCTGAACCTGACGGAGACGGGCTACGCCATGCCGCTTCAGTTCTGGATCCAGGCGGCGCGGGCGGGCCTGCGCGTCCGCGAGATTCCCATCACGCTCGTCTACGTGGATCCGTCGCGGCACTTTCGCGGCGGCCTGGACGACCCGCGCCGGCGCCTTCGCCTTTACCTCGACGTCTTGGACCGTGAACTCGTGGCCTGGGCGGCCGAAAAGGGCGCCTGCGCGGGGGTCGCCTGATGAGCCCCATCGAGCGCCGGCGATTGCGTGTGCCCCGCGGTGACCGGCAGGCGCTCATCCGCCCCGAGCCCGCGGCGCTCCCGGCCCTCGTCCGGCGTAACTCCCGCCTGCTGGCCTCCTACCGCTTCGACCTGGCTCCCGGCGCGCCGGGATTCCGTGAGTTTCGCGCGGCGGCGAGGGCCGAGGTCCTCGCCCTCGCGCGCCGCTACGCCGCGCGCTGGAATTTTTCCGCCCCCGAGTGGCGCGAGCCGATGCCGGTCATCCTTTCCGGCCATCAGCCTCGGCCGTTCCATCCCGGCGTCTGGATCAAGAACTTCCTGGCGGGCGAACTGGCGTCGGCGGCCGGCGGCGTCGCGCTGAACCTCAACGTCGACAACGACGAGGCCCATGCCCAGCGGTTCCGCCTGCCGGCGCGCG
Proteins encoded in this window:
- a CDS encoding glycosyltransferase family 2 protein, with amino-acid sequence MRALIAIPVYNEEKHLERVLAEVVKYSPEVLAVNDGSTDRSAEILDAHPFVEVHHHETNEGYGQSLLDAFHIAACRNFDWIVTLDADEQHDPAAIRVFLDEAARGQADVLSGSRYLPQSLRETPVPEERRAINVLITQVLARATPYRLTDAFCGFKAYRVAALARLNLTETGYAMPLQFWIQAARAGLRVREIPITLVYVDPSRHFRGGLDDPRRRLRLYLDVLDRELVAWAAEKGACAGVA